AAATAATGCAAAGAAAAAGACTGTATTACCGATGACTTTTTTCTTATTCTTCATCTTTCCTACCCTTTGATCTCCGATAATTTTCCTTTGTATTTCACAGATTTTCTCTCTAAACCAACTCGTTGGTTGACCTTCTCAAACACCTTCCAGAGTCCTTGATACAAATTGGTCTTTCTTCCGATCAGATAACAAACTTCACTTAAAATGATCCCGCCAAACACATCTATGATATAATGCTGCTTGGTTACCTGCGTGGAAATACAGACTAAAATTGCAAAAACAAGTGAAAATCTCTGATACCACACTGGAATCTTCTTCTGATGCCTGATCCCAATATAACAAAACCAGCTTACCAGACAGTGAATCGATGGAAATAAGTTTGCCGATTGATCGATCGAATACACAAATCGTAATGCCTGATCCCAAAATCCTGTTCCTGTGATCTCTGGTCTTACCAGTGTTGTTGGCAAAAAGACAAAGAAAATCCCACATACGATCCTTGACAGATAATCTGCTGTCAAAAATCTATACATATGTTCTCTACTGATTCTCGCAGTCATAATGTAGTTCACAACCCAAAACACATAACATATCAAATAAATACTTGTAAATTCTGGGATCACCGGTACCATCCGGTCAAATGCTGTTGTAAAATCATGATGATATAATCCTTTACAAAGCACCATTGTTCCACTGTAAACCAACGTATTCAGTACTAACGCTGTAATCAGCGGAATGATAGAATACTTCGGAATCCATCTCAGAACATAATCT
The sequence above is drawn from the Anaerostipes hadrus ATCC 29173 = JCM 17467 genome and encodes:
- a CDS encoding phosphatase PAP2 family protein; amino-acid sequence: MNQKKDYVLRWIPKYSIIPLITALVLNTLVYSGTMVLCKGLYHHDFTTAFDRMVPVIPEFTSIYLICYVFWVVNYIMTARISREHMYRFLTADYLSRIVCGIFFVFLPTTLVRPEITGTGFWDQALRFVYSIDQSANLFPSIHCLVSWFCYIGIRHQKKIPVWYQRFSLVFAILVCISTQVTKQHYIIDVFGGIILSEVCYLIGRKTNLYQGLWKVFEKVNQRVGLERKSVKYKGKLSEIKG